A single genomic interval of Paenibacillus macerans harbors:
- a CDS encoding GGDEF domain-containing protein has translation MRNKRLVQRMVWGYALLIGLAILQELLVYIHVFREQSLAIVDLGFSIGCLAALLLGFLAPAGASAVFIFVYMVAYFVWFSAYAEAGVLSFSWWWLLPANAAAAAFIKAGLIRNKRLMERLEELQRRNPEVDPDTSLGNKEAFAETLVKQSNLAHRYSDVYNFCLAMFKIDFLPMVQESLGSQGYARLLASLSEAIQQQIRYEDYKFALDRGRFIVLLPMTNQAYLKALTERMKSTLTDIPLEDRKGRKLNLVIRAGALVFNKEQFSKYENADAVIAALERNTETDLIGEYI, from the coding sequence ATGAGGAATAAAAGATTGGTCCAGCGCATGGTCTGGGGGTACGCGCTGCTGATCGGGTTGGCGATCTTGCAGGAACTGCTGGTGTATATTCATGTCTTTAGAGAACAATCGTTAGCCATCGTCGATCTGGGGTTCAGTATCGGCTGCCTGGCCGCGCTGCTGCTGGGCTTTCTGGCTCCGGCCGGGGCCTCGGCCGTTTTTATTTTTGTTTATATGGTTGCGTATTTCGTATGGTTTTCGGCTTATGCCGAAGCGGGAGTGCTGTCGTTTTCCTGGTGGTGGCTGCTTCCGGCCAATGCGGCCGCAGCCGCGTTTATCAAGGCCGGGTTGATCCGCAATAAGCGGCTCATGGAGCGGCTTGAGGAACTGCAGCGCAGAAATCCGGAAGTGGATCCGGATACCTCTCTCGGCAATAAGGAGGCCTTTGCGGAAACGCTGGTGAAGCAGTCCAACCTCGCTCATCGTTATTCGGACGTATACAACTTTTGCCTGGCCATGTTTAAAATTGATTTTCTGCCGATGGTGCAGGAATCCCTCGGTTCGCAAGGGTATGCCCGGCTGCTCGCTTCTTTGTCGGAAGCCATCCAGCAACAAATCCGTTACGAGGATTACAAGTTTGCGTTAGACCGGGGAAGGTTTATCGTTCTGCTCCCGATGACAAACCAGGCGTATTTAAAGGCGCTGACGGAACGGATGAAAAGTACGCTGACGGACATTCCGCTTGAGGACCGGAAAGGCCGCAAGCTGAATCTGGTAATCCGGGCCGGGGCGCTGGTTTTTAACAAGGAGCAGTTCAGCAAGTATGAAAATGCGGACGCGGTCATTGCCGCGCTCGAACGCAATACCGAAACGGATTTGATCGGGGAATACATTTGA
- a CDS encoding LysR family transcriptional regulator, translated as MNIKRIKYFIDLVECRNFTETAKKNFVSQTTVSQQIAALEDEFNTQLIDRKQIPIEPTKAGWLFYGEAVVLWKHYNRMKMNMENFQKYNIQLLSIEYAAITDVQSLLKLIPSFKEKHPNIKLELHKVLLKDIAELLQKGVYDVAVAFDSEFEGKKDIRTYPLYSGRYCAAVSKQHPLFHYESISKDKIYEYPLVMLSPTAIGNSYYLMIRHAIADGYHPNIQRTADDVETELFYIITENLIGFFPDNYHLAYLKEEVRLIPLEDSHHTFKIEAGYLKNNTNPALQAFLQQIRHSFSQ; from the coding sequence ATGAATATCAAAAGGATCAAATATTTCATCGATCTCGTGGAATGCCGAAATTTTACGGAAACGGCCAAGAAAAATTTTGTGTCGCAGACGACGGTCAGCCAGCAAATTGCCGCGCTTGAAGACGAGTTCAACACCCAATTAATCGATAGAAAGCAAATTCCGATTGAGCCGACGAAAGCGGGATGGCTTTTTTATGGCGAGGCCGTTGTGCTCTGGAAGCATTATAACCGTATGAAAATGAATATGGAAAACTTTCAAAAATACAACATCCAGTTGTTGAGCATAGAATACGCCGCGATTACGGATGTCCAAAGTTTGTTGAAGTTGATTCCCTCGTTCAAAGAAAAGCATCCGAATATCAAACTTGAACTCCATAAAGTGTTGCTTAAGGATATCGCCGAACTTCTGCAAAAAGGAGTATATGACGTGGCGGTTGCCTTCGACTCGGAGTTTGAAGGAAAAAAGGATATTCGCACCTATCCCCTGTACAGCGGCCGGTATTGCGCGGCTGTTAGTAAACAGCATCCCCTTTTCCATTATGAATCGATCTCGAAAGATAAGATATATGAATATCCGCTTGTCATGCTGAGTCCCACGGCTATTGGAAACTCCTATTATTTGATGATCCGGCATGCGATTGCAGACGGCTATCATCCCAACATCCAACGTACCGCCGACGATGTCGAAACAGAGCTGTTTTATATTATCACGGAGAATTTAATCGGCTTTTTCCCGGATAACTACCATCTCGCTTACCTGAAGGAAGAAGTCCGGTTAATCCCGCTCGAAGATTCACACCATACCTTTAAGATCGAAGCCGGTTATCTGAAAAACAATACGAACCCGGCATTACAAGCCTTTCTGCAGCAGATCCGGCATTCGTTTTCCCAATAG
- a CDS encoding NAD(P)H-binding protein, with product MGKLLLTGVDGNLGKQAAKYLLELVDKDQIIFCAYDPVSLQEYAEQGIETHVTNFNQPDGLAEAFAYADKLALISMPFVGTKRQNAHKNVVDAAKAAGVQQIIYTSLVNAADDSNPSVEKLDHVYTENYIKSVGLDYIFLRNSQYAEAMITNYFTYVKGDGVLKNNQGDGKMAYISRKDCAKAVAYALASGDYHEAILNINGPELMTISDFIEIGNEVTGNHVTYKQITDEENYAVFDAMGVPRTTDGEFKKDSEAPYSSDGMVTFGQAIRLGKMDAFTDDFRKLTGQAPVTVKYMFEHADEFQVGERHSKDN from the coding sequence ATGGGTAAATTGTTGTTGACCGGCGTGGACGGAAATCTGGGGAAACAAGCGGCGAAATATTTATTGGAACTGGTGGATAAAGATCAAATTATTTTTTGCGCCTATGATCCGGTATCTTTACAAGAGTACGCGGAACAAGGGATTGAAACGCATGTGACCAATTTTAATCAACCGGACGGCCTTGCGGAAGCTTTTGCTTACGCCGACAAACTTGCTTTGATCTCCATGCCTTTTGTCGGTACGAAACGTCAAAACGCCCACAAAAACGTGGTCGATGCCGCAAAAGCAGCCGGCGTGCAACAAATCATCTATACTTCGCTGGTCAACGCAGCCGATGATTCCAATCCAAGCGTTGAGAAACTGGACCATGTTTATACCGAAAACTATATTAAAAGTGTCGGGTTGGACTATATTTTCCTTCGTAATTCGCAATATGCCGAGGCCATGATTACCAATTACTTCACTTATGTGAAGGGAGACGGGGTGTTAAAAAACAACCAAGGCGACGGCAAGATGGCCTATATCTCACGCAAAGATTGCGCAAAAGCGGTCGCTTACGCACTGGCCTCGGGCGATTATCATGAAGCGATTCTAAATATCAACGGTCCCGAGTTAATGACGATTTCCGACTTTATCGAAATCGGAAATGAAGTAACGGGGAATCACGTCACCTACAAACAGATCACGGATGAAGAAAATTACGCTGTCTTTGATGCCATGGGCGTTCCGAGAACAACGGACGGCGAATTTAAAAAAGATTCCGAAGCGCCATACTCCTCCGATGGCATGGTTACTTTCGGACAAGCGATCCGCCTGGGAAAAATGGATGCATTCACGGACGACTTCCGGAAACTGACGGGCCAAGCGCCAGTGACCGTGAAATATATGTTCGAACATGCCGATGAATTCCAGGTTGGCGAGCGGCACTCGAAAGATAATTAA
- a CDS encoding sigma-70 family RNA polymerase sigma factor, translating to MQGIDLIPWLQKLREGDEEAFRYVYDATVQDVYRIVALLIPRGQDIEDIMNEVYIQLWTSIANYDPERPFRYWLHGIVVRQVQDWKRKMWRKFRLFERHTLLEVKEEAPGTDRYALMNETGEEMRKILQRLSYKLRIVIVLRYYHEYSIAEIAQLLNLPEGTVKSRHHLALKELRKYSLFLSEDKGGDCFVH from the coding sequence TTGCAGGGCATAGACCTTATACCATGGCTGCAAAAATTAAGAGAGGGTGACGAGGAAGCGTTCCGGTATGTGTACGACGCCACGGTCCAGGATGTGTACCGCATTGTCGCGCTGCTGATCCCCCGCGGGCAGGACATCGAAGACATTATGAATGAAGTGTATATCCAATTGTGGACCTCCATAGCCAATTACGACCCCGAGCGTCCTTTTAGATATTGGCTGCACGGCATCGTTGTCCGGCAGGTGCAGGATTGGAAGCGGAAAATGTGGCGCAAGTTCCGTTTATTTGAACGGCACACCTTGCTGGAAGTCAAGGAGGAGGCTCCCGGGACCGACCGCTACGCCTTGATGAACGAAACTGGCGAGGAAATGAGGAAAATCCTTCAACGACTGTCTTACAAGTTACGAATCGTGATTGTGCTCAGGTACTATCATGAGTACAGTATCGCCGAAATCGCCCAGCTGCTTAACCTTCCGGAGGGAACCGTGAAATCCCGGCACCATCTGGCGCTTAAAGAACTGCGTAAATATTCCTTATTTCTCAGCGAAGATAAAGGCGGTGATTGCTTTGTCCATTGA
- a CDS encoding helix-turn-helix transcriptional regulator, with translation MPKSQRLIQLIMRINAKRSFTVRELADEFGLSTRTITRDLQELSELGIPIYSVQGRGGGYKLLQERLLPPISFTEGEALAMFFAGQTLDYFGSVPFGEGADSALHKFYHYLPADIREQIDRLKNRIMFWSPYRPMSAEILQILLQAIMIRSVVTVKYKSSGGVSERNIQPIGLYASSGYWYCPAYCFHREDIRQFRADRILSAALNETIPCREDISPMTLLDKPNKDQLEQTTLQLEMTKKGVWLLESNPRFAPFIQRNEDGSGMATVEIAAEDLNFYVDLIWQLGGEVKLAAPAEGIAYMNQKIESMRLLYQTGPLI, from the coding sequence TTGCCAAAGTCACAGCGTCTCATTCAATTGATTATGCGGATCAACGCCAAACGATCCTTTACCGTCAGGGAGCTGGCCGATGAATTTGGGCTGTCCACGCGAACGATTACGCGGGATTTGCAAGAACTCAGCGAACTCGGCATTCCCATTTATTCCGTTCAAGGAAGGGGAGGAGGGTACAAGCTTCTTCAAGAAAGACTTTTGCCGCCCATCAGCTTTACCGAAGGTGAAGCGCTCGCCATGTTTTTTGCCGGTCAAACTTTGGATTATTTCGGTTCCGTTCCTTTTGGCGAGGGGGCCGATTCTGCGCTCCATAAGTTCTATCATTACTTGCCTGCCGATATTAGAGAACAGATCGACCGGCTCAAGAACCGGATCATGTTCTGGAGCCCTTATCGCCCGATGTCTGCGGAGATTCTTCAAATTCTGCTGCAAGCCATTATGATTCGTAGTGTAGTTACCGTAAAATACAAATCCAGCGGCGGAGTATCAGAGCGGAATATTCAACCCATCGGCCTCTATGCCAGTTCCGGCTATTGGTATTGTCCCGCGTATTGTTTCCATAGAGAAGACATCAGGCAGTTCAGAGCCGACCGGATTCTCTCCGCTGCGTTGAACGAAACGATTCCTTGCCGAGAAGATATAAGCCCCATGACTTTATTGGATAAGCCCAATAAAGACCAGCTGGAACAGACGACCCTTCAACTGGAGATGACGAAAAAAGGAGTGTGGCTGCTGGAATCCAATCCCCGGTTTGCTCCTTTTATACAGCGGAACGAAGACGGCAGCGGAATGGCAACCGTTGAAATAGCGGCGGAGGACTTGAATTTTTACGTGGACTTGATCTGGCAGCTGGGGGGAGAAGTCAAACTCGCAGCGCCTGCGGAGGGAATTGCCTACATGAACCAAAAAATCGAATCCATGCGATTACTTTATCAAACGGGCCCACTCATCTAA
- a CDS encoding DUF4179 domain-containing protein: MSIEDQLRERIQRAAGEMSCPDDLYERVWKSNKRYIEAASSKRSRTVPDRRNFARRAVMACAAAVVLTAGVLASGFVSPAMAEALSRIPWVRNIFKFAGDMGLQNAAQQGLVNEVHFSDSHDDFTLTALQVVYDGTRASIALQLDKAGEPAALYSYLENGALKQLPKSQGYFKRLKARIDGAEAVTWDIGPGVDTSSAIITIIAVSDDQTRRAVLPEQFDLSLEVTLTGVREPFRFNIPIRKNTRNLLLSPDAGKSFGNLSWKLQKLELSPISTRMSLLSEYKAADGRVLYFDLADDQGNIAGWIDVASERLPDGSRQFDLLYEPLPPDVKNVVIKPFLYVYEGPPANRVAKIDSQGRLIREYIKELEMTIPIF, translated from the coding sequence TTGTCCATTGAAGATCAGCTTAGGGAGCGAATTCAGCGCGCCGCCGGGGAGATGAGCTGCCCGGACGACCTTTACGAGCGCGTATGGAAATCCAACAAACGCTATATCGAAGCGGCTTCGTCCAAACGTTCACGGACCGTTCCCGACCGGCGGAATTTCGCCCGGAGGGCCGTCATGGCCTGCGCGGCAGCCGTTGTTCTGACAGCCGGCGTGCTTGCCTCCGGATTCGTATCCCCCGCAATGGCCGAGGCGCTCAGCCGCATCCCATGGGTTCGAAACATCTTTAAATTTGCCGGGGATATGGGGTTACAAAACGCAGCACAGCAGGGCTTGGTGAATGAGGTTCATTTCAGCGATTCACATGATGATTTTACTTTAACAGCGCTGCAAGTCGTATATGACGGTACGCGCGCGAGCATCGCCTTGCAACTGGATAAAGCAGGGGAGCCGGCTGCACTCTACTCTTACCTGGAGAATGGCGCCCTCAAGCAGCTTCCAAAGAGTCAGGGCTACTTTAAACGCTTAAAGGCGCGTATTGACGGGGCCGAAGCTGTTACCTGGGACATCGGCCCAGGGGTGGATACGTCGTCCGCCATCATCACCATTATCGCGGTTTCCGATGATCAAACCCGCCGCGCCGTTTTGCCCGAACAGTTCGACTTATCTCTGGAAGTCACCTTGACAGGCGTTCGCGAACCGTTCAGGTTTAATATCCCGATTCGTAAAAACACCCGGAATCTCCTGCTTTCGCCGGATGCCGGCAAGTCGTTTGGGAATCTGAGCTGGAAACTGCAGAAACTGGAATTGTCCCCCATTTCTACCCGAATGTCTTTGCTGTCCGAATATAAGGCTGCGGACGGGCGGGTACTATACTTCGATTTGGCGGACGACCAAGGGAACATTGCGGGATGGATCGATGTTGCCAGCGAAAGATTACCGGATGGCAGCAGACAGTTCGATCTCCTCTACGAGCCGCTGCCTCCAGATGTCAAGAACGTGGTGATCAAACCTTTTTTGTATGTATACGAAGGCCCACCCGCCAACCGGGTTGCAAAAATAGACAGCCAGGGCCGGTTGATCAGAGAATATATTAAAGAGTTAGAAATGACGATCCCCATTTTTTAG
- a CDS encoding glycosyltransferase family 2 protein: MADLLLLFSIISIWAAVFEAILIMCGAVRFIFRQSRQEWTVPDPEGMKHFPRVTVMVPAHNEELVIAATAENILRLNYPQDKVQLIVIADNCSDDTAGKLQALKHKEAFRDRDFMIFERTGTGGKSGALNDALQYVNNEWICIFDADAAPERNALYFLIEKALEDPETYGAVFGRNKARNRGQNFLTKCINLELVTAQRIYHTGLWELFKLGTIPGTNFIIKTELIREIGGWDTEAITEDTAISFEIMARGQLIALAPQAEAYQQEPERLGVYLKQRTRWAKGNFSVVMENIHHLFHRSSWRIKLHVLYFAASYFWFLLALIVADIIFLVNLAYGAIALFNPGVVSPFQFAGDVYVHLVIASGLMYYLFVLQINLALSTDIGQSTKENFILSCVSYFTYSQLFLVISLRACYSMIIDKITGRKTKWYKTQRFG, translated from the coding sequence GTGGCTGATCTATTATTGTTGTTTTCCATTATAAGCATTTGGGCGGCCGTCTTTGAGGCGATTTTGATTATGTGCGGGGCGGTCCGGTTTATTTTCAGGCAGAGCCGTCAGGAATGGACCGTTCCCGATCCGGAGGGGATGAAGCACTTTCCCAGGGTTACCGTCATGGTGCCCGCGCATAATGAAGAGTTGGTGATCGCCGCCACGGCGGAAAATATCTTGCGGTTGAATTATCCCCAGGACAAAGTCCAGCTTATCGTCATTGCCGATAACTGCAGCGACGATACCGCGGGCAAACTGCAGGCGCTCAAGCATAAGGAAGCGTTTCGGGACCGGGATTTTATGATCTTCGAACGGACGGGAACGGGCGGCAAATCGGGAGCGCTTAATGATGCGCTGCAGTATGTCAACAACGAGTGGATCTGTATTTTTGACGCCGACGCGGCGCCTGAGCGGAACGCGTTATACTTTTTGATTGAAAAAGCGCTGGAAGACCCCGAGACCTACGGAGCGGTCTTCGGGCGGAATAAGGCGAGGAACCGCGGGCAAAATTTTTTGACCAAATGCATCAATCTCGAGTTGGTGACGGCCCAGCGGATTTATCATACCGGATTGTGGGAGCTGTTTAAGCTGGGGACGATCCCGGGAACGAATTTCATCATCAAAACGGAGCTGATCCGCGAGATCGGCGGCTGGGATACGGAGGCGATAACGGAGGATACGGCCATTTCGTTTGAAATTATGGCGAGGGGACAGCTCATTGCGCTGGCGCCCCAGGCGGAAGCCTATCAGCAGGAACCGGAGCGGCTCGGCGTGTATCTGAAGCAGCGGACACGGTGGGCCAAAGGGAATTTCTCCGTGGTGATGGAGAATATCCATCATTTGTTTCACCGGTCAAGCTGGCGCATTAAGCTGCATGTGCTCTATTTCGCGGCGAGTTATTTCTGGTTTTTGCTTGCCTTGATCGTCGCCGATATCATCTTCCTTGTCAATCTGGCTTACGGGGCGATCGCTTTGTTCAACCCGGGGGTGGTTTCGCCTTTTCAATTTGCGGGGGATGTGTATGTGCACCTGGTGATTGCGTCCGGGTTGATGTACTACCTTTTTGTGCTGCAAATCAACCTGGCGCTGTCCACCGATATTGGACAAAGCACGAAAGAGAACTTTATTTTATCCTGCGTATCCTATTTCACTTATTCCCAGCTGTTTCTGGTGATTTCCCTGCGCGCTTGCTATTCCATGATCATCGACAAAATAACGGGCAGAAAAACCAAATGGTACAAAACGCAGCGGTTTGGGTGA
- a CDS encoding glycosyl hydrolase codes for MEWRNRRRTLRAAIVILLVASMGIGGCRSLAAGKESTKRFVQINLTNPNGTLATYLQGAEPVSPVLAAGREALSESLGFWMQAALESRDLAAFEKSYETLTRYFIADRNYIAWKLNPEGGTEVSTNALGDDLRIIEALLKGARTWKGHPEWKTTARTLTETLLSRSQKNGFLTDFYDFSRQEAPDTLSLAYVDLPALKELVQEGMLDEETYGRYYGLLQDMPDDGVFYPKSFNVETGEYTYETTVNLIDQLLVAIHARETERNQDPLLQFLKRKFKQTGKLSGQYVRADRTAAVNYESPSVYGLAIKFALDRGDRPFAKALYKHMLTLKGRDAKYPGGYVFAGNTHIFDNLLPLLGEYALENK; via the coding sequence TTGGAATGGAGAAACAGGCGTAGAACGTTGCGGGCGGCGATCGTTATCCTTTTGGTTGCATCCATGGGGATCGGGGGATGCCGTTCCCTTGCAGCAGGAAAAGAATCGACGAAACGGTTTGTTCAAATAAATCTGACCAACCCAAACGGCACACTGGCCACCTATTTGCAGGGGGCGGAACCGGTCAGTCCTGTATTGGCGGCAGGGCGGGAGGCGCTCTCCGAGTCGCTTGGGTTTTGGATGCAGGCGGCGTTGGAAAGCCGTGATCTTGCCGCATTTGAAAAAAGTTATGAAACGTTAACCCGCTATTTCATAGCGGATCGAAATTATATTGCGTGGAAGTTAAACCCCGAAGGCGGTACGGAAGTCAGCACGAACGCGCTTGGCGACGATTTGCGGATTATCGAGGCTCTGTTGAAGGGGGCTCGAACTTGGAAAGGCCACCCCGAGTGGAAGACGACGGCCAGGACTTTAACGGAGACGTTGTTAAGCCGGTCGCAAAAAAACGGGTTCCTGACGGATTTCTACGATTTCTCCAGGCAGGAAGCTCCCGATACTTTGTCTCTCGCCTATGTGGATCTGCCGGCACTGAAAGAGCTTGTGCAAGAAGGGATGCTGGACGAGGAAACGTACGGCCGGTATTATGGCCTGCTGCAGGATATGCCGGATGACGGCGTGTTTTACCCCAAGTCTTTTAACGTGGAAACCGGGGAGTATACGTATGAAACAACCGTCAATTTAATCGACCAGCTGCTGGTGGCGATTCATGCCCGGGAAACGGAAAGGAATCAAGATCCGCTGCTTCAATTCCTGAAACGAAAATTCAAGCAAACGGGGAAACTGTCCGGACAGTACGTGCGCGCCGACCGAACGGCCGCGGTAAATTATGAGTCCCCTTCGGTCTACGGTCTCGCCATTAAGTTTGCACTCGACAGAGGGGACAGGCCTTTTGCGAAAGCCTTGTATAAGCACATGCTGACCCTCAAAGGGCGCGATGCAAAGTATCCCGGCGGGTACGTATTTGCAGGCAATACCCATATTTTTGATAACCTGCTTCCATTGTTAGGGGAATATGCTTTAGAAAACAAATGA